A genomic stretch from Theobroma cacao cultivar B97-61/B2 chromosome 4, Criollo_cocoa_genome_V2, whole genome shotgun sequence includes:
- the LOC18600816 gene encoding zinc finger CCCH domain-containing protein 41 has protein sequence MELKVASPKLGGLSPPDCVSDPEEKEVSDEDDDDRNHKHRRRETRSQSLETDCTDPVFTRPYRKHNKPLENGHPFRENESQAGETWKNYNSLPLDKDLTSKFDRRRPGLASLPRGHLDLNQRIRSNQTFSGDSGPGRGRGRDSTSWNQRDSRFNSVDIASQMVQPRSVAPGLFAGRGLSNVTNAQSPSWSAFGLMSGIPNGGLDTLHPIGLQGALRPPMNSSLNMGIPRQRCRDFEERGFCLRGDMCPMEHGVNRIVVEDVQSLSQFNLPVTVPNAQLLATPAGPGPLTSGVPPSTTLMNSKGIHSKSSKTGMADDVLGLNGIYTGSTSASGADLYDPDQPLWNKNGPEASAALSGIHSPKLDEAEPLLNDDMSDRHHGRLRDSVDNELPIRGTGSQGTSLSVWGRIGGSRSRIDTKEKIDLTSSDYLENETKEEQEAFPSSQGTSRHVKHISTEDDGSKVMDSSFKSQTDSMRNSRKPTQKALRTLFVNGIPQKSNKREALLSHFRKFGEVVDIYIPLNSERAFVQFSRREEAEAALKAPDAVMGNRFIKLWWANRDSIPDDGVSSGSGISITPRGLTASVIPSQTSVANRGKDNLQPIPQKSNVVHGADVPSLNSPKPVSANGPKVPPPLQKKFETLEQMKEELRKKQEMLEQKRNDFRRQLDKLEKQSSGVKGDLMTEQAAKRQKVGIAADPAKASTPMSSEPGASAATPCTIGMTEKNKSTENVVSHSPKSNTTMALQESMSPKQQSRPSAPAGHPFLMNRYKLDNRPPAFRVIPPLPSGFADVDALKEHFLQFGDLFAVELEEVENDGDGLGSEALKNCSALITYSTRRAAERAFVNGKCWQGNNLQFTWLTSTSNDPSSKETSSSIPKGSLDADVQREEKLTCSVSQEVVGSGNGESENSEGKSFVEHMELFEEVSRHSPSSSASEKESHKGDAC, from the exons ATGGAGTTGAAAGTTGCATCGCCTAAGCTCGGTGGTCTTTCTCCTCCTGACTGTGTTAGTGATCCTGAGGAGAAGGAAGTCAGCgatgaggatgatgatgatcGCAACCATAAGCATCGTAGGCGGGAGACACGCTCTCAATCATTAGAGACAGACTGTACGGATCCAGTTTTTACAAGGCCATACAGAAAGCATAATAAACCTTTGGAAAATGGACATCCTTTCAGAGAAAATGAATCTCAAGCAGGTGAAACGTGGAAAAATTATAACAGTTTGCCGCTAGACAAAGACTTGACATCTAAGTTTGATAGAAGACGCCCTGGATTAGCATCACTTCCCCGAGGACATTTGGATCTGAACCAGAGAATTAGGTCAAACCAAACATTTAGCGGAGATTCTGGTCCTGGTAGGGGAAGAGGAAGGGATAGCACTTCTTGGAATCAGCGTGATTCTAGGTTCAACTCAGTTGATATTGCTTCTCAGATGGTTCAGCCAAGATCTGTTGCTCCAGGTCTCTTTGCAGGAAGGGGATTGTCAAATGTTACAAATGCACAAAGCCCATCTTGGAGTGCCTTTGGGCTTATGTCAGGAATACCAAATGGCGGCCTAGATACACTGCATCCTATTGGTTTACAAGGGGCGCTCAGGCCACCTATGAATTCTTCATTGAATATGGGTATTCCTCGCCAAAGGTGTAGAGACTTTGAGGAGCGTGGATTTTGTTTAAGAGGAGACATGTGCCCAATGGAGCATGGTGTTAATCGTATTGTTGTTGAAGATGTTCAG AGTCTGTCACAGTTTAACCTCCCTGTTACAGTTCCAAATGCACAACTACTGGCAACACCTGCTGGACCTGGACCCCTAACTTCAGGTGTTCCTCCTTCAACCACTTTGATGAACAGCAAGGGGATACATAGCAAAAGTAGCAAGACCGGAATGGCTGATGATGTTTTAGGTTTGAATGGTATATACACTGGTTCTACCAGTGCAAGTGGTGCTGATTTATATGATCCTGATCAACCCTTGTGGAATAAGAATGGCCCAGAAGCATCTGCTGCACTCTCAGGAATACATTCACCCAAGCTCGATGAAGCCGAACCCTTGCTAAATGATGATATGTCTGATCGTCATCATGGCAGATTACGTGATAGTGTTGATAATGAATTGCCAATTAGAGGCACAGGGTCACAGGGCACTAGTTTGTCTGTTTGGGGTAGAATTGGTGGCTCAAGAAGTAGAATAGACACAAAAGAGAAAATCGATCTCACATCCTCAGACTATCTTGAGAATGAAACTAAGGAAGAGCAAGAAGCATTTCCCAGCTCTCAAGGCACTTCCCGTCACGTAAAGCATATCAGCACTGAGGATGATGGCTCCAAAGTTATGGATTCATCTTTCAAGTCACAGACAGACAGTATGCGTAATAGTAGAAAACCAACTCAAAAGGCACTTCGTACACTGTTTGTCAATGGGATTCCCCAGAAAAGCAACAAAAGAGAGGCtcttctttctcattttcgTAAGTTTGGAGAGGTTGTTGACATTTATATTCCATTAAATAGTGAACGGGCCTTTGTCCAGTTTTCAAGGAGGGAAGAGGCAGAAGCTGCTCTGAAGGCACCTGATGCTGTAATGGGTAACCGCTTTATTAAGCTCTGGTGGGCCAATCGGGATAGCATACCTGATGATGGTGTGAGCAGTGGCAGTGGCATATCAATAACTCCACGTGGTCTAACAGCTTCTGTTATTCCATCTCAGACATCAGTTGCTAATAGAGGAAAGGATAATCTTCAACCTATTCCTCAGAAGAGCAATGTTGTCCATGGTGCTGATGTGCCTTCCCTGAATTCCCCTAAGCCTGTCAGTGCGAATGGTCCCAAGGTTCCACCTCCATTGCAGAAAAAATTTGAGACTCTGGAGCAGATGAAAGAAGAACTACGCAAGAAGCAGGAAATGCTGGAGCAGAAGCGGAATGACTTCCGGCGCCAGTTGGACAAACTTGAGAAACAA TCTAGTGGAGTCAAGGGTGATCTAATGACTGAGCAAGCTGCTAAGAGGCAAAAGGTGGGAATTGCAGCTGATCCGGCAAAAGCTTCAACTCCAATGTCATCTGAACCTGGTGCTTCTGCAGCAACACCATGCACTATAGGGATGACAGAGAAGAACAAATCAACGGAGAATGTTGTGTCTCACAGTCCAAAATCCAATACCACCATGGCATTGCAGGAATCTATGAGCCCCAAGCAGCAGTCTCGTCCATCAGCACCTGCAGGGCATCCATTCCTGATGAATAGATACAAATTGGACAACCGGCCTCCTGCTTTTAGAGTTATTCCACCATTGCCCTCTGGTTTTGCTGAT GTTGATGCTTTGAAGGAGCACTTCTTACAATTCGGTGATCTTTTTGCTGTGGAGCTAGAAGAAGTGGAAAATGATGGTGATGGTTTGGGGTCAGAGGCATTGAAGAATTGCTCAGCTCTTATAACGTACAGCACACGCCGGGCAGCAGAGAGGGCATTTGTAAATGGTAAATGCTGGCAAGGCAACAATTTGCAGTTTACATGGTTGACATCTACTAGCAATGACCCTAGTAGTAAAGAAACTTCATCTTCCATACCCAAGGGGTCTTTAGATGCTGACGTgcagagagaagaaaaattaacATGCAGCGTCTCCCAGGAAGTTGTTGGTTCAGGTAATGGGGAATCCGAGAATTCAGAAGGAAAGAGTTTTGTTGAGCATATGGAATTGTTTGAAGAAGTTTCACGGCATAGTCCATCCTCATCAGCTAGTGAGAAAGAGTCGCATAAAGGCGATGCTTGTTGA
- the LOC18600817 gene encoding pentatricopeptide repeat-containing protein At5g40400: protein MLRASLNLLNQSLTKSTNFYVNFIPKLPYSSSPSASSSLQTIQNSHSKPLSNPLYNLLPETQNPNQIVNLISSSLKQTNSQLIHLQNDIKPLIHHLSCHEITRVLLRFQSDGFSALTFFNWVKNDLGIKLSSHNYCYIIHILAWCKKFSLAMKLLCELIDYVKDCSNCENVFGSLVFCSKDCNFDPVVFDMLIKGYVRKGRVREGFMTFRNILEVGFLPSVISCNCLLNGLLRLNFVDQCWLLYEEMCRVGIHPNSYTFNILTHVFCKDGNADKINEFLERMEEEGFDPDLVTYNTLISSYCRKGRLNDAFYLYRIMYRRNVVPDLVSYTALMNGLCKEGRVREAHQLFHRMVHRGLSADIVSYNTLISGYCKEGRMQESKYLMHEMIGNGICPDSFTCRVLVEGYGKQGRLISALNLVVELRRFRVSVSSGIYDYLMVSLCHEDRPFAAKNLLGRISEDGYVPKLDIYNELIESFCRCDSVADALHLKAEMAQRRIKVDLVAYRALICCLCRTGKCREAESLMKEMLKSGILPDPQICRALIHCYCKRLDFDKAESMLNFFAKEFQIFDTESYNCLVSVLTEDGDMNKLMELQDRMLKVGFAPNSLTCKLVIHGLLKSTARLEKNESLLRTGEFLKGILRETAGGPLEKWDNVANNAKKKVVIISSI from the coding sequence atGCTTCGAGCTTCACTCAATCTCCTAAACCAAAGCCTAACTAAATCAACCAACTTCTATGTAAACTTTATACCAAAATTACCCTATTCTTCCTCTCCTTCTGCTTCTTCATCACTTCAAACCATCCAAAATTCTCACTCCAAACCACTCTCAAATCCACTTTACAACCTTCTTCCTGAAACCCAAAACCCCAATCAAATAGTCAACCTCATTTCCTCATCTCTCAAACAGACCAATTCTCAATTAATCCATCTCCAAAATGACATAAAACCCCTTATTCATCATCTGAGTTGCCATGAAATCACAAGGGTGTTGTTGAGATTTCAGTCTGATGGTTTTTCAGCTTTAACTTTCTTCAACTGGGTTAAAAATGATCTGGGTATTAAACTTTCTTCACATAACTATTGTTACATTATCCATATATTGGCTTGGTGTAAGAAGTTCTCTTTAGCAATGAAATTGTTATGTGAATTGATTGATTATGTTAAGGATTGttcaaattgtgaaaatgtttTTGGAAGTTTGGTTTTTTGTAGTAAAGATTGTAACTTTGATCCTGTTGTTTTTGATATGCTTATTAAGGGTTACGTAAGAAAGGGTAGGGTTAGAGAAGGTTTTATGACTTTTAGAAACATTTTGGAGGTTGGGTTTTTGCCCAGTGTGATTTCTTGTAATTGTCTTTTGAATGGGCTTTTGAGGTTGAATTTTGTTGATCAATGTTGGCTACTGTATGAAGAGATGTGTAGAGTGGGGATTCATCCAAATTCTTACACTTTTAATATATTGACTCATGTTTTTTGTAAAGATGGAAATGCTGATAAAATTAATGAGTTTTTGGAGAGGATGGAAGAAGAAGGGTTTGATCCTGATTTGGTCACATATAATACTCTGATTAGTAGCTATTGTCGGAAAGGGAGACTGAATGATGCATTCTATTTGTATAGGATTATGTATCGGAGGAATGTGGTGCCAGATTTGGTTTCATATACTGCATTGATGAATGGTCTTTGTAAAGAAGGGAGGGTGAGAGAGGCTCATCAGTTATTCCATAGAATGGTTCATCGAGGATTGAGTGCGGACATCGTGTCATATAATACTCTTATTTCTGGTTACTGTAAGGAGGGGAGGATGCAAGAGTCAAAATATCTGATGCATGAGATGATAGGAAATGGGATTTGCCCAGATAGTTTTACTTGTCGAGTTCTTGTAGAAGGATATGGGAAACAGGGTAGGTTAATTTCAGCTTTGAATTTGGTTGTAGAACTTAGGAGATTCAGGGTGTCAGTGTCTTCAGGtatttatgattatttaatGGTTTCTTTATGTCATGAGGATCGGCCATTTGCCGCAAAGAATCTCCTTGGAAGAATCTCTGAGGATGGTTATGTGCCTAAACTGGATATCTATAATGAATTGATTGAGTCATTCTGCAGATGTGATAGTGTGGCAGATGCATTACACCTAAAAGCCGAGATGGCACAAAGGAGAATAAAGGTTGATCTTGTTGCATATAGAGCTCTTATATGCTGCTTGTGTAGAACAGGTAAATGTCGCGAGGCTGAATCCTTGATGAAAGAAATGCTTAAATCTGGTATTCTTCCTGATCCCCAAATATGCAGGGCACTGATACATTGCTACTGCAAGCGATTGGATTTTGATAAAGCAGAGTCGATGTTGAACTTCTTTGCCAAGGAATTCCAAATTTTTGATACTGAAAGTTACAATTGTCTTGTCAGTGTATTAACTGAGGATGGTGATATGAATAAGTTAATGGAGCTTCAGGATAGAATGCTGAAAGTGGGGTTTGCACCTAATAGCCTGACGTGCAAACTTGTAATCCATGGTTTATTGAAATCTACTGCTAGATTGGAAAAAAACGAAAGTTTGTTGAGAACTGGAGAGTTTTTGAAGGGAATTCTAAGGGAGACTGCCGGAGGACCCTTGGAAAAATGGGACAACGTTGCAAACAATGCCAAAAAAAAGGTTGTAATAATCAGCAGCATTTGA